One Fusobacterium nucleatum genomic window carries:
- a CDS encoding peptidylprolyl isomerase has translation MKKLFKLFSILALSLIFLVSCSSLKSTMKSVTSVFKSPTKYNNVTVTFVTTQGEITFFLYPEAAPLTVANFINLAKRGFYDNTKFTRSVDNFIVQGGDPTGTGMGGPGYTIPDEFVEWLDFYQPGMLAMANAGPNTGGSQFFFTFAPADWLNGVHTVFGEVRSEGDFQKIRKLEMGDVVKEVKISENGDFILSLFKDQVEQWNSVLDKEYPNLRKVVIKEPDPKDVEAYKEELEKLYTKKQKDDSNFEYPITKFIRKVFNKAGGYTPKAPVISN, from the coding sequence ATGAAAAAATTATTTAAATTGTTCAGTATTTTAGCCTTATCACTTATATTTTTAGTAAGTTGTAGCTCGCTAAAATCTACTATGAAATCTGTTACAAGTGTATTTAAAAGCCCTACAAAATACAATAATGTAACTGTTACTTTCGTTACAACACAAGGAGAAATTACTTTCTTCCTATATCCAGAAGCAGCTCCTTTAACAGTTGCTAACTTTATTAACCTTGCAAAAAGAGGATTTTATGATAATACAAAATTTACTCGTTCTGTTGATAACTTTATAGTACAAGGTGGAGACCCTACTGGAACTGGAATGGGTGGACCAGGATATACTATACCAGATGAATTTGTTGAATGGTTAGATTTCTATCAACCAGGAATGTTAGCTATGGCAAATGCTGGACCTAATACTGGTGGTTCTCAATTCTTCTTTACATTTGCTCCAGCTGATTGGTTAAATGGAGTACATACAGTTTTTGGTGAAGTTAGATCAGAAGGAGATTTCCAAAAAATTAGAAAACTAGAAATGGGAGATGTTGTTAAAGAAGTTAAAATTTCTGAAAATGGAGACTTTATTTTATCATTATTTAAAGATCAAGTTGAACAATGGAATAGTGTTCTTGATAAAGAATATCCTAATCTTAGAAAAGTTGTTATAAAAGAGCCTGATCCTAAAGATGTGGAGGCTTATAAGGAAGAATTAGAAAAACTTTATACTAAAAAACAAAAAGATGACAGTAATTTTGAATATCCTATAACTAAGTTTATTAGAAAGGTATTTAATAAAGCTGGTGGATATACTCCAAAAGCTCCTGTAATTAGTAATTAA
- a CDS encoding adhesion protein FadA, with the protein MRKGILLLFTVLSIGVFADDEVLSELKSLESEYDSLVKEEEARFQKEKELSEKAAAQNIELQKLKLSIEEKLAAAPAERKTKFFKDTFDGLVKDYSVYLGQIEQKIAENTELVNNFEKIKTIR; encoded by the coding sequence ATGAGAAAAGGGATTTTATTACTATTTACTGTACTATCTATTGGAGTTTTTGCAGATGATGAGGTACTATCTGAATTAAAGAGTTTAGAGAGTGAATATGATTCTTTAGTTAAAGAAGAAGAAGCTCGTTTCCAAAAAGAAAAAGAACTTTCTGAAAAAGCTGCTGCGCAAAATATTGAGTTACAAAAATTAAAACTAAGCATAGAAGAAAAACTTGCTGCAGCTCCAGCAGAAAGAAAAACTAAATTTTTTAAAGATACTTTTGATGGTTTAGTTAAGGATTATTCAGTATATTTAGGTCAAATAGAGCAAAAAATAGCTGAGAATACTGAATTAGTTAATAATTTTGAAAAAATAAAAACAATTAGATAA